GAAATGATGTGCACAGATACCAGAAGGAAGTAGAGCAGCAGGTGGTTTCCTTTGGACTGGACCCATACTATGCAGAATATCTTGTGAGTAATTATGGTCGACAAACAGGCGACATTTTTAAACTTTTCAGGCAGAGGCAGGAAACAGACCCTGAAATACGTCTGGCGCTTTCGGAGTTGGTTTTTACAATAGAAAATGAAGCAGTCCATTCACTGCTGGATTTTTTCGAAAGAAGAACAGGGAGGTTGTATTTCAATATCAAGACCATCCCTAAGCTGATAGAGCCCGTTTTTCAACACCTGACCTCCACATTTGGGTGGTCAGAAGCTCGCCAGCAGAAGGAGAAAGATTGGCTTCATCTCGGATTGGAAGTAGCCAGTCATTTTCTATAATCCCATTTTCAGTATTCAAAAAATCGACATGAGTGTAAACAAAACATGGTGGAAGGAAGCAGTGGTATATCAGGTATACCCCCGCAGTTTCAATGATAGCAATGGCGATGGCATTGGAGACCTGCAAGGGATTATTCAAAAACTAGATCACATCAAGAGTCTTGGAGTGGATGTCATCTGGCTGTGTCCGGTGTACAAGTCGCCCAATGATGATAATGGCTATGACATCAGCGATTATTATGACATCATGGATGAGTTTGGCTCCATGGAGGATTTTGACGAGCTACTAAGCGGGATTCATGCGCGTGGGATGAAACTATTGATGGATCTGGTGGTGAACCACTCCTCCGATGAGCATGCCTGGTTCAAAGAATCAAGGTCTTCCAGAAACAACCCTAAGCGCGACTATTACATTTGGAAGCCGGGGAAGAATGGTGGGCCACCCAATAACTGGCCTTCTTTCTTTAGTGGAAGTGCCTGGCAGTATGCTGAAGAAACCAATGAGTATTACCTGCATCTGTTTACCAAAAAGCAACCTGACCTGAACTGGGAAAATCCGAAGCTCCGCGAGGAAGTCTATCAACTGATGCGCTACTGGTTGGACAAAGGGGTCAATGGGTTCAGAATGGATGTGATCTCCGTGATCTCTAAAAGAAACTATGACGATACCCCCCATGCCAACTTCAATGATACCATTGCTCAGGTCTATGCCAATGGCCCCAGGATTCATGAATTCCTGAAGGAAATGAATCGGAGGGTGATGAGCCACTATGATGTGATGACAGTGGGCGAAGGTCCTGGAATAGATCTCGATACAGGCTTGCAGTATGTAGCAGAGGATGAAAAAGAGTTGAATATGCTTTTTCATTTCGGTCACATGTTTATGGATCACGGGCCAGGCGGAAGGTTTGATCCGAAACCAATCGATTTTGTAGAGTTTAAGAAAATATTCCGGCTCTGGGATGAGAAATTTAAGAACGACGGATGGGGTAGCATTTTTCTTGGCAATCATGATTTTCAGCGGATCGTTTCTCGCTTTGGTAACGATGCGGATTTTTGGGAGGAGTCGGCAAAATTGCTCTGCCTTATGCTGATGACCATGAGAGGCACGCCCTATGTGTATCAGGGAGATGAGATAGGGATGACCAATGTGGCTTTTGATCGCATTGAGGATTACGATGATGTGGAGATCATGAACGCATACGCCGAGTGGAAAGCGCAGGGCAAAGACCTGGATCTGTTTCTCAAGCACGTGCATGTGAATGGGCGGGACAATGCACGTACCCCCATTCAGTGGGATGCCACCGAAAACGCTGGGTTCACTTCTGCCACCCCATGGCTGAAGTTAAATCCCAACTATACCAAAATCAACGTGGCAGATCAGCAGAACGCTGGGAACTCCATCTTGAATTTTTACAGGCAAATGATCAGTATCAGAAAGGCCAACCCATCACTTGTGTATGCAAACTACGCTGTGATCAATGAGGCACACAAACAGGTATATGCTTATTGGAGATGGGACGATGCGGTCAGGTACCTCATATTGCTCAATTTTTCAGCAGATCAACAGACCTTTGAAGTAGACGATCGGTTTGATATTGAATCTTTGTCTTTGATCATCGGCAATATGGGAGCGGTGCAAATGGAGGGAGACAAGATTTTCAAACTACTGCCGTGGCAGGCAGCCCTGTACCAGCTTTGATCCGGGAGTAATCAAATTTTGGAATTGCTAACAATTCTTTAAGATACGATTAATTGATCTCTGACTTTAAACCCTTTAATTTGGTGAGATCATTAAATTTCCCATGTGAAGATTACCAATAAAGTTGTTTACCAAAATCTGGACGACCTGTTTAACCAGTCACCTGTTTTAGAGTTAACGGATGCTGACAAATGGGTAATCTTTAGCGACCTCCATATGGGTGATGGTGGTTCCACTGATGATTTCCGGACCAATTCCGACCTTTTTACCAGAGCACTGAAGGAGCATTATCTTCCCCGGCAGTATGGCTTAGTCCTCAATGGAGATGTGGAGGAGAT
The DNA window shown above is from Marinoscillum sp. 108 and carries:
- a CDS encoding alpha-glucosidase; translation: MSVNKTWWKEAVVYQVYPRSFNDSNGDGIGDLQGIIQKLDHIKSLGVDVIWLCPVYKSPNDDNGYDISDYYDIMDEFGSMEDFDELLSGIHARGMKLLMDLVVNHSSDEHAWFKESRSSRNNPKRDYYIWKPGKNGGPPNNWPSFFSGSAWQYAEETNEYYLHLFTKKQPDLNWENPKLREEVYQLMRYWLDKGVNGFRMDVISVISKRNYDDTPHANFNDTIAQVYANGPRIHEFLKEMNRRVMSHYDVMTVGEGPGIDLDTGLQYVAEDEKELNMLFHFGHMFMDHGPGGRFDPKPIDFVEFKKIFRLWDEKFKNDGWGSIFLGNHDFQRIVSRFGNDADFWEESAKLLCLMLMTMRGTPYVYQGDEIGMTNVAFDRIEDYDDVEIMNAYAEWKAQGKDLDLFLKHVHVNGRDNARTPIQWDATENAGFTSATPWLKLNPNYTKINVADQQNAGNSILNFYRQMISIRKANPSLVYANYAVINEAHKQVYAYWRWDDAVRYLILLNFSADQQTFEVDDRFDIESLSLIIGNMGAVQMEGDKIFKLLPWQAALYQL